Genomic segment of Halictus rubicundus isolate RS-2024b chromosome 16, iyHalRubi1_principal, whole genome shotgun sequence:
GTAATTTTCGATAATGTGCTCTTGTGAGATTATTGCTAATTATCATCAGCTTCCTATCATAGGACTTCATCGGGTGTTACTGAATCTTTCTGTCATAAAGCTGGGATATTTAGCATTAGTCTGCATCCACCTGAGGGTTTGTTACAGGCACGTAGCTACATCAGAGAAGAAACAACTTCAGCGGCGTGATgacaaatttataatttatttggtAAGTATCCTCACCTAGATAGTATTAGAGTTTTATACAGTCGATTATTATTACTACATTGTAATATCATGATTGGGCaaagattattattttactaCTTTTTGTTACGTATTGCTGTCATTTTTCTATATTAATTTGATCGATTCCGCAACATTCGTTGTCCTAATCTAAATACCTATTTAGGATCAATTAGTATCGGCACAACCTGTTTCGGGTGGGATGGGTATGGCTTTACTGCAGAAGATGGGTTGGCGACCAGGGGAGGGTTtgggaaaaaataaagaaggcACTCTTGAGCCGTTGCAGCTTGAAGTCAAATTGGATAAAAGGGGGCTTGTCTCGGAACAAGACATTGGCcaaaaaataggaaaaactACGAAACCGTTGGTACCCGCCATTAAAACATTGGAAGGTATGCATAGAATAgagatgaaactttttttgcCCATTGTAATGTTATTCATctatgtacatatattatacTAACGAATTATTATACGCTAACGAATATACCATATATATTCCAGGGAAACATCCAGTATCGCTTTTAGGCGAATATTGTTCGAAACGAAAACTTGGTGCTCCAGTATATGAACTGTGTTTCGAATGTGGACCAGATCacagaaaaaattttctttttaaagtaTAACAGTTCATAGCTTGGTTTATGTTTTTGCTTTTACATCATAAAATGTCTGCATGCACATCATTTATGTTTAATATTATCTTTCAGGTTAAAGTAAACGGAATTGAATATAAACCGAGCGTAGCAAGTCCTAATAAAAAACAAGCAAAGGCAGAAGCAGCACAGATTTGTTTGCAAACTTTAGGGTTGTTACCTGAACCTAATCCTGTACCTGCTTCAGAAGCTTGAAGTTATATTATCACGACCTTATTAGTTACAGTACATTGATTACTGTACAGGCATCCTGATGTGTAACGACACATAACACGCTTCAGACTCTGTATACCTTGGTTTATACACATATAGAGATATGTATGCAAATCGTGTTATGCACGTATTACAATAGAGTTGAAATGAAACAATATGTACAGTTTTAAGATGAAGCTGTATAAGTCGGATACGACCAAGTAACGAATAAATCATACCACCACAAAGTTCAGGACAAATTCTACTACTTATTGTCATTTGAGGTATTGAAAACTTTGAAAAAGGTGTTTCAAAAGAAGATGTTACACGAGCAGGTACTATGGATAGGCTTATCAACTTAAGAATGTAATCGATACTTTTTAACGACCTTAtgtacataaataatttataagtTCCGCATCGCGATGCATTTCATTTTTACTCGAAAAATAAAGATTACATACATATAGTATTTATACTCTTTTTCATTGTTATACACATTGGTATTTAGTTGTAACTCGAGAATAATAACAAGAACACATTTCATTTGATGGGGTCATGCGCGCCATAGATGTGCCTAAGTACTTGCGGCATGTCACGCATATACGCGCACGTAACGCAACACACgcatacatatgtatgtgtCAGCTGTTTACACTTGTTtattaggttaggttaggttatTTTCGAAAGAGGTATAGAAAGAGTGTCCGGTAAAATTTAGTTTCACTGCAATGATAACGTATGATTCGTGTAGAAACAATTTTCCAGATACAACATCATGAATTCCACGGatctaataaataatttaaggaAAAGATTGTACACAAATGTCGAAATAATCGCAAGTGGCAACATTTAATTACCATGCTATTTACATGCCGTTGACAAGCCGGTTATTTAATTTCTACTACGTTATATACGTATAATGGACGATGTAGAAACTCCAATTTTTTACGACGACGAGGGTGATTTTATTGAACACGACTATCTACAAGATACAGATTATGAATACGAATACGAGGAAAATACCGAAAAGGAAACACTGCTGGAACTATACCAATATTGTCTTGGTCCCACTGTTTACGATACAGCATCATATATATTACCTTTATTCATTTCcatgattttatttcgattatGTGCCCGTTCTCGTAAGATACAATTTTCTATACAGTATGTAATCGTATAAACGAAATATaagatgaaattatttttcaactcTTCTTTTCATTGTTGCAGAATACATAACGCATGAAACTTTTCATGTATTGTCAGTGTTGATTGGCATGTACAACATTTATCACTATGTAACAGAatgtttatatatattattagtaCTTAGTATATTTTCATACATCACCTTACGTGTACCTAACAAATACTGTAAAAGTTTAGGAATATTCCTACCACCCCTTTTCATTATTGTATATTGGTAAGTCAACAAACCGCATAAATAACTCtccttgaaaaaataaaagcagcttaattgtatttgtattttcaatttcCAGCGAATTTTCTATGCCTCCGATAGTTTGGCATAAAATACGTAGTGTTGTAATGACCATGGCAATGAAAACTATTAGCATAGCAGTAGACAAAATTAATTCAAACGATTTACCCGATATTTATAGTTACATGGGATACACTTTCTGCGGTGTCACATGTGTATTCGGTCCATGGATATCATTCAAGGATTATGTTTCGATAAGGCACATGCATCATCAggtattgaatattttttttcttctagaGGAACAGATTTCTCTTTCATAAACTCTTTTATAATCTGTGAGAATACATAACAATGCATAACACGTTTTTTAATTGTAGGATAAATGGTGGATGTTGTATGCGGCTCAATTTATGTTTTTATCCTTTTTGTTTTTAACTATGTCAAACTGTTGGACCCAATGGATAGTAACGGACAGCTCTTGGAAGTAAGTAGAAACAACGAGACAGAGAAATCTTTTGTATTTCAAACTATAATGGAtgccaaatttattattatttcaggtGGCTATTAGCTTATAGAGACGCCCTGTCTTTTCGAACGTCTCATTACTTTATTTCGTACGTAGCATCCACAGTATTATTAATAGGAGGATTTCCATATTCTCTAGCTACTCTGGTAAAACCATTGAAAGTAGAATTCCCACGGTCGCTCGTACAAGTAGTTATTTGTTGGAATGTACCCATGCATTTCTGGTTGAAGACATGTATGTAATCGTATCTGATGTTCTTGAAGCACACTTACACATTTTTGTCCATACAATTTAACAGATTTCGAATAATAAACTGTTGATATTAATTTTTAGATATATTTCGTCCCAGTATTAGATACTTAGGAAAGTTCGGAGCTGTAACCGTGACGTATTTAACAAGCGCTCTTCTACACGGATTAAATTTCCAATTGGCAGCGGTTTTACTTAGTCTTGGATTTTACACGTATGTAGAATTCCAGCTAAGATCTATGCTTGCAAATATTTTTGACGCGTGCATAGCGTCCAAGCAATGTGCTAAAAGTAAATGTACACATACCTGTAACAGTCAGAATTCCTGGTGGGTCTTTCTAACAAACTTTATGTTTTCTGGGCTATCGGTTTTCCATTTAGCATATTTAGGTCTTATGTTTGATACATccgaattacaagaaacagGGTATAGTTACATGCATACTATTGAAAAATGGTCTCAACTTGGATTTGCTAGCCATTGGGTAATTTTTGCTACATACTTTGTATACTTTTTAATTAGGTAATACGATACACTAAACTGTATTTAGAATCTCTATAtcttaatattataatatttcaagTCATTCAAGTAACTTattatgttatacatatatcATGCTTCggatttaaaatttttctacgaaaCAATTCAAACTTTTGTTACATTTTTATAACGCTTGTAATTAATAGATCATGATAAAGGTAGAAGAAAAAGGGGTGtacgcgtgcgtgcgtgtgcgcgcgcgcgtgtagaATTCTGAAAGTAAGTAAAATACATAGTTTTTATTAGATGTATAACACAATATAAGGTATATTTGCATTTGCATGTGTGTAAAAAACATACATATTATAAtcgatttattatttaattgctATAAGAAGTCTTATGTATTGTAGTTGTTAAATAATACTTcatcaatattttataaataatattaaactgtattttgctaaattttaatataatcaTAACAACGAATAAAGTTATTTTTTCAATCAAAATCAATGCATTTTAACTGGAATAAAACACCATGTTCGTGCATTTAACatagtatacatatacatatattctatacatacatatatcaaaTTAGAAATCTAGAAGAAGAGTAATTTTGAATGACTCATCTAGGTATATTTTTCTtcataaaatatatgaaaaaatgcaTGTGAGATTTTATTGCATATTTTAAGGCAAAATTGTAAATGTCACATAGTTTTTAATTCACACATTATCGTCTTTAAATTGGATGACCATCAATTGAAGTTACTACATTATGAATACATTCGCAGCTTCATAAGAATAAAATCtttcaaatatattttacaaGAATCAAATTATTAATGCTCGTAtcacgttttctttttttttcaataatattcaattttctgaatgatttaacaaaatttttcaattgaTTTTGACTGTACAATTTACAAACGTTTCACGACATCTATTATACAGTTTAAACTAAATCATATTAGATTTTCCAAATAGTCGGTTCATAATTGATTTCAAAATCCTATTCAACTTATTTTCCTTGATTATAccgcccccctctctctctctctctctctctctctctctctctctctctctcaattaAAACATGTATTTATATACTTTCTCCATAATTTTCGGTATTTAGATCTAATTTTCAATATCTATGtataatttcatattattaaaatatcttTGTTCTTAAGCATTAATGACACTTCTTTTGTAAAAAATGCattaatttgttaaaatattaattaacttTTATGTAATCTTATATTAGcttaatatgtatatatttatacatataaatGTACCACAGATATACATACACCGAGCGATACATTGTGCTAATTGTGTTTCTGCAATTAGGATGCTgtcgaaataattaaaaaaaaaaaacaaaaaagtatcAAGCTTCGAAGGAATATGTAGTTCAATAATAAGAGATACTACTATGGCTTTCTATGTATAgagaaattaatataaaaaatggTGTCAGGAACTTCTCAAGAATAAACATCCTATTCAATGTAGCTACTACTCTTTTACAATAAATCCATAACGAGATTGTTTTCTTCTTTCAAATACATGTATCATATTGTATGTTGTGTATAGTATATGTATTTATCTTACGTGgtgtatatacaatatacaacACATATATAGAAGCATCTATATTTCTGTGAACAAACTATATTCGCGTTAACTAAAATATTACAGTCATTTACGTTGTACCTTATTACTAGTGTATCTGTTACTTTAATTACATATTCTAcaccaataaaaattaataaaacagtAGCTGTACATGATTCACATTGTACGTTATCATCGCATCGCACAATATCATTCGAACGTCTTCCACTGACTTTCATAATTAACATTCGTTATAAAGTTTGTACAATTATCCTTAAGTATTTCAGAAGtcattgatattttttaatagtaCTTTTGTAAGCAAAATCTTATCTAAACAATCAGTTCAATATATGTACATTGCataattttccgatatacaattagagaataacATTTTATAGTGAAGTAAGTATAAGTACTGTGATAGTAGTGTGAAATAATTTCCCatatttctcaatttttgtaTGCTATTTGAGACTAATAAGATAAATAAGTGAGAAACCAGACAAAATGCACAAATCAAACTCACTGTGTGTTGTTTCATTGATAGAAATAGATGCTGCAACTGGGAATATTACAAAGCTGTGCATTTTCTAAAACAGTATGTACGTATAATGTGAAACaggtaaatatttataataataacagctTATCATCTTACATTGATACTTACATTGACAACTGCATTTCGAATATTGAAACTGTACATACTCTTTTCACAGAGTACGCGGCGATACTACAAAAGGAAAACTATGACTTTTAACTGTATCTTCAGATTGTATACCTACATggcaaaataaattcaaacaGTTAGCAGTAGCCTTTGGTTGTGAACCTCATACATATCTTGAAAATGAATCAAATTCTAGTTACGAAACATGAATAAAACATCCCGAAACATTCGATACAGGTATATGTAAATCGCAAAAAGTTAGATCTTTGTGTAaatgtatgtataatattataatcGTTACTTTTCAATCACAACGTTATGATATGTTTTATGTCGAAGTTATTTTACGCCGGTACTTagaaatacattaaaaaatatggCATTTTTTGCAGCTATATCAATGATCAGGACATCCGAAGACACAGTTAAAGACGCTACACACGATAGCACAGACAAAtcgatttcatttttatattatatgtatagcaTTTTTGGCAGGTGAATTCATTATCTTTACATAATGAACGCACATTCTTATTCCAATAAGAATTTCATTATAGATACATGTAGCCTAATTAGCAACCTAAGAAATTCTTGTAAACTTAAACGTACCTTTAAAATCTACATCTCATTGTAAACTGTTATTTCAATTTCGGATTTAAAatcatataattatatatatattctttttccGATTCAATAGATATATGAGAAAGAGATGTATACGTGTAGATATTATACGTTTTAAACGAAAACATGTAAAGTAGGTTAATCACATAGCTATAAGTAATAATGCACATTGGGATTTAAGTTTCTATTTGCTGTATCCTTCGAATCTTTATGAAACAGCAAAAATGTTGCAAACTTTTAAAACCGCATAATTAATTTCACAAACGTCAAAAAGCAGAAAAATATCGACTTctcgaaaagaatatttttacaagACAATATGCAGTATTTACAGACACGATCatagtttcaattttatttgtagataAATAGAAATTCTTGTAAAGTTTCTGTCGGAAACgatgaaaacaaaaatgaaagaCGAACACGTGTAGTTCAAAATCATTTAAAGATATTCTTATAGTATCGTTTCTGCTTCTCTTCTGGCCAGCAGATATATGATCGAATAAAGTGAAACTGATTGAAATCATGTTGATCCTTTGTATGTATGTTCAACGTATTATAGGACATGGAAGAGTTTTTGAAACAGCTGTGTGCTGTGGCTGTGTACAGGTGGTACAGAAATAAGTAGAAGAAACTTATAACCCAAAATACAAATGTAAAAATGAAGTAACACTACCTTGACGAAGTTATAGAGACTATTGCATGTCTATTTGATTTTCGTTGATTATGATAAAAGCATGGGCAAGCAATAATAGTTGCTCGAGTTGAAGATTGGAGATCAGTGGGATGGTCTACTGAATAATTGGATTTAAGCGATGAGATCTTCGGCGCTGGTGAGATGCTCGAATTACTGGATTGTCCTCTCCAACGCCACTGAGAATATCGGTTAGTCATCTGATAAATGCAGTTTTATAACTTTTGCTTGTGCGCGCACTGCAAATCACAGAAATAAAAGGGAGCACTTTGTTAGCCACCTCAGGAGCTACTTCATCCCTAAGCTCTAAATGTAGCTTATACAGCTGACAGGCCTGGACAGTAATCCAATCTAAtgaaaaaggtattttatttttatagcgcatctaattttctagaataaATAATAAGCACAAATTAATTTAGTTAAATGCTATTTACATTTATAGAATTCATAAACAAGGTTAATTtctctattattattattattattattattatcattactaCTATtgctattactattattattattattatttgtccAGGCCTAAAGTTAACTTATAAACAATCTAATTACATGCCTTAAATGAAGGTTTCTTAGTGCATGCTACATGCGTGTCAATATTAGTGATCAGTCACATTGCAAGTTTTTGGTACTGCTTCGTatccttttatatatatatatgttttttaattaacaaaCATAGAGTTATGATGATATTCAGGCATTAGGCCTAGGTTTCTTAACCTAGTGAAAACTTCAATAAAAGGATAGAAGCTAAATTACAAATATAATACAATGCAGAGGAGGAGCTTATTGTTATACAGAATATGAAATAAAGCAACATGTTACAATAAAGTGCAGAAGTCATGAAATTTTTACGAAAAGAGCTATGGTAACTGTTACTTAGCAAAATGTTTAGAGTAACAGTTATGAAGACTTACTGCTTTAGAGAATGATAGCGATTTACTCGATCTGCAGACCTGAGAATCATATTCATGCCTTGTTGGGGTTGCGAGACCGAATAATTTGTAGACTCGTGCGAAGTACGAGTCTCTGTGATGCAGGAAGTTCTTATACTGGCCCTTGTCACCGGTTTCGATACAGATATTGATGTAACGGAAGTAGTGGTAGttgtgttgttgttgttgttgatatTATGGATCTGTGTTGCTGGTTTAGTAGACTTAACACGACGCGGAGATGGATCACAGGTACTGTTGACCAGCCAACTGTTTCTATAAGTTTTAGTAAAGATAGTGATCCATTGTTTAGGTTGATAATGTGCGGTTATTCGTACGCGAACCAAGTTTAATATGTCCACGATATAAAGCTGAATATGCGGAAAGATGTTATCAAGACGCGACAAGTTATTAAAGTATTAAAGAATTAAAGAAAAGCAACAAAGCAGAAAGCAGAAACAAAGAAAAGGAACCAATAAACGTAAGCAGTTGAGAACAATTATCTAACAATAAGCAAAACCAATCTGCTCACCTCTTAGCGATAGCTGTTGTCGTGGATCTAGGTAGAACCTTCTTTGTCGAATCCTTCTCCTTATTTCTAGTTAACGCGTTACTTGTACTCTTCTGACTTCTAGCTTGCAATAACGGTCTTAAATAAGGGCTAAAAATATAGTATGTATCTATGAATAATTCATCCTCTCTGTAAATaatagatatatatgtatatatatacgtcTAAAAAGAATAtatcaaataatatttactgtgCAACCGTGGAAGGTTTGGTTGTTGTATTAATGTTGTGATTTGTTGGTAAACTCCTTCGTTTtgctttaattaaatttaattttccacCCTGAGTTAATGGCATATATATAGTGGTACTAGTACCAGCAGCAGGGGTATGATCATCCAATGTAATCCCATCTACCCGATGCATTATTCCCGAAACATTATCCTGTACCAAGTGAGATTCCTTTAAATTAGACAAAAATGCTATCTTAGGTCTGCCAACTATAGAATAAATTCCATATTTGTGCACTGGATTCCCATTTTCCGATTCCGGCTGCAAAGGCTCTTTCAATAGAGAGTGAAGGTACGCTTCCTTCCtgtaataaaatttcatttttagccAAGGTTTTCTATAATAATACAAACCACATGTACATATATTCATCAATATATGTATGTGCAAAATTCATGTATATACTACTATTCAAGACAGACTCATACTTTTCCAACCACTGTTGTTGGTGCCCAATCACCGAGCCTGGTCTACATATTCTTATCCATGCGATTGTTTCATGAGCAGTTAAATGATAATGTTTCATGATATAACAGCCTATCAAAGAACCTGTCCTACCAAGGCCTGCCCTACAATGTACAGCAACAGCGCCGCTCGCGTTTTCCGCTATTTTAAGAAACTGACGCATAATCGAGTCCGTTGGAGTCGAACCATCAACAAAAAATAGATCTTTATGTTCAAATCCTGCGTCCGTGAAACTCGAAGCATCATAAATTTTCTTATTAAGACGTATTATGGTAGAAACGTTGTTGCGTCGGAAGTATGTAAAATACGATTCTGGTGCATGAAGAGGATATCCTGCAAAAACGcgaaaatataagaatattcTATCTATTCTATCTAAAAACATTTGAATACTTGTAGCCTACTACAAGAATCTTGTATGCTTGTACACCAAGAGCGTAGACACTTACCATTTTCTATTTTAGATTTAACATAAGGCCCAcaaaatgcaataaatttaCCAGGAACAATCCAATTCAAATCTCCATTTTCAACTCTTTCAAAGTACTCGTATTCTTTCACACGAAAatcttgaaaattaaaaaatcccaGTCTGTGGCACTTATATATGGCACTTAGACATTCGCTCAATGATATTTGGAAGCAGGGCGTACCAACAGAAGCATCACGAAACATAATAAATGGGCAATTGGGACTACTAGTTAAACAATTAAACGCATCTTCTGATGTACGTTTCAAATACAATATCTGAAAAgtattattttgtaattattattattaccatcGATTATGGAATACTCGTTTCGTTAAAATGTTCCATGAAATGATCTTACCGCGTAGCTTCCTATAAGGAAAGCAGCGTTCAATCTCTTCTCTGGATCCATAGTCGTATAATGTATaatctttttcttctttaagGTCACCGCCTTGAGTTTTTTATTCACTTTCTGACAGTAATGATACAACATTGCAAGATTCAATGGGCCAAAatcattataaaaattttcataaactAATTCGTCATCGATACTGAAATAATGGGTGTTTGGAGTACTCTTTGGCTTTATCGTCGTTCTCAACGTTATAAAATATAATCGATCtaaaaaaaataaggaaaaaaatACACCATATGTTTATAGGATTTAATCGAACCACATATAattatgcaaataaaaattggcGATTACGCCggatttgaaaatattatttcaaactCAGTTTACCTTTTATAAATTCTGTCGCGCATACTAGTATGTCGTTTGTATCCTCCATTCTTGTTTTATTCTAATGCGTCTGCTTCTACGAAAACGAACCAAATAAGACTGTCATTAATATGTAA
This window contains:
- the Por gene encoding protein-serine O-palmitoleoyltransferase por, with the protein product MDDVETPIFYDDEGDFIEHDYLQDTDYEYEYEENTEKETLLELYQYCLGPTVYDTASYILPLFISMILFRLCARSQYITHETFHVLSVLIGMYNIYHYVTECLYILLVLSIFSYITLRVPNKYCKSLGIFLPPLFIIVYCEFSMPPIVWHKIRSVVMTMAMKTISIAVDKINSNDLPDIYSYMGYTFCGVTCVFGPWISFKDYVSIRHMHHQDKWWMLYAAQFMFLSFLFLTMSNCWTQWIVTDSSWKWLLAYRDALSFRTSHYFISYVASTVLLIGGFPYSLATLVKPLKVEFPRSLVQVVICWNVPMHFWLKTYIFRPSIRYLGKFGAVTVTYLTSALLHGLNFQLAAVLLSLGFYTYVEFQLRSMLANIFDACIASKQCAKSKCTHTCNSQNSWWVFLTNFMFSGLSVFHLAYLGLMFDTSELQETGYSYMHTIEKWSQLGFASHWVIFATYFVYFLIR